TGTTGAAGTCGGTCCTGCTGGCAACGCTGTTCGCCGGTCTCGCCTGCGGTCTCGGATTATTTGTCAAGCGCATGGTTGTCGGCTATCTGCGCGCCATCAGCGTCCCCGATGATTTCGTCGCCAATCTCCTGGTGAACCTCTTTATGATCAATGCGGCGGTCAACCTCATCGCCGGCGTGTCGACGGTCTTCTTCGTGACGGCGATCGTGCTGTTCGCCTATATCCCTTTCGGCAAGATTCGCCATTGCTGGTTCTTCTTCTGCAGCCGCCTGCTCTTCGCAGAATTCTACGGTTACCGCGGAGCCTTGCCGCCGGCGCAACAGGTGCACCATGACTGAGAACAACGCCTGCCCGATTGACGCCTTCCAGCAACGGCTCGCGCAACTCGACGAGACAGCTCTCGATCAGGCGCGCGCCACGCTGGTCAGCAAATGGAGCTACGCGGCCGAGGTGTATGCGCGCGCCTGCGTCCACTGCGGACTCTGCTCCGATTCGTGCCACTACTTCCTTATCGATCCGTCCAAGGAATCGGTGCCGGCCTACCGCCTGAAATTGGTGACGGATGTATTTGCATGCCATCAGTCAAAATCGCGGAAGATCTCCGGCGCCCGCGAGCTTGATCGCAACACTGTCGACGAATGGATCGACTGCCTTTTCGGTCGTTGCACACTCTGCAATCGCTGCGGTCTGAATTGCTCCGTCGGAATCAACATCGCACAGATGATTCGCATCGGTCGCAGCGTGCTCGCGGCCAGCCGCCTGGTGCCGCCGGAACTGCAGTCCACCGTCGATGCCGCCGTCAACACCGGCAACAACATGGCAATCTCTCGCGAGGAGTGGTTCGAGACGATCGATTGGCTGAACGGAGAACTGCAGCAGGAGGTCGGCGATCCACAGGCCTGCCTGCCGCTCGACCGCGCCGGCGCCACTATCCTCTACGCCGTTAATCCGCGCGAGGTCAAGTTCTTCCCGCTCTCGCTGCTGGCCGCTGCCAAGATCTTTCATACCGCCGGCGAGAACTGGACCTTCTCAAAGGAGTATTACGACGTCACCAATTACGCGCTGTTCAGCGGCGACGATACGATCGGCGGGATGCTTTCCAGTCGTCTGATCGAGACCGCGCGC
The sequence above is drawn from the Candidatus Zixiibacteriota bacterium genome and encodes:
- a CDS encoding (Fe-S)-binding protein: MTENNACPIDAFQQRLAQLDETALDQARATLVSKWSYAAEVYARACVHCGLCSDSCHYFLIDPSKESVPAYRLKLVTDVFACHQSKSRKISGARELDRNTVDEWIDCLFGRCTLCNRCGLNCSVGINIAQMIRIGRSVLAASRLVPPELQSTVDAAVNTGNNMAISREEWFETIDWLNGELQQEVGDPQACLPLDRAGATILYAVNPREVKFFPLSLLAAAKIFHTAGENWTFSKEYYDVTNYALFSGDDTIGGMLSSRLIETARKLGVRTLVLGECGHGFKATRWDAPEWLGQTPDIEIKSVLEVVEDYIRQGRIRLDPRLNSKRVTLHDPCNLVRNGGIVEQSRAILKAGVSDFVEMIPNRLQNYCCGGGGGQLSMTRYAKRRLAAGKVKADQIAATGAKIVVAPCHNCIDQLSELNRDYKLGVEVKTVCEMVADAIVGTPAS